The following are from one region of the Amylibacter sp. IMCC11727 genome:
- a CDS encoding cell division protein FtsQ/DivIB, whose protein sequence is MSAIDDLRERFGPAPAPKSGHDYSPSRIKYRLERIWLTPMYKSLIRTGVPLMLVVGFTANYFAQEQTQLQLAQSITNAKSMIEERPEFAVNLMQIKGASTVVSEQVREAVPMEFPVSSMRLDLAALKTRIEAVDAVKNADVYLRDGILEVQINERAPALVWRGPSHLELVDPVGERAGILVSREGYHGLPLIIGDGAQAKAEEALEILAAAKPIADRVRGLRRMGERRWDVMLDRQQIIQLPVKDPVPALERVIALHSARDVLGRDVTVVDMRDGRRPVLRLSVPAVDELYRLRAIADGEDET, encoded by the coding sequence ATGTCAGCGATAGACGATCTGCGTGAACGCTTTGGTCCTGCGCCTGCCCCCAAAAGTGGGCATGATTACAGCCCAAGCCGCATCAAGTACCGCCTAGAGCGAATTTGGCTGACGCCGATGTATAAATCCCTGATCCGTACAGGGGTTCCGTTGATGTTGGTGGTTGGATTTACCGCGAATTATTTTGCGCAGGAACAAACACAGCTGCAATTGGCGCAGAGCATTACAAACGCCAAGAGCATGATCGAAGAACGCCCTGAATTTGCGGTCAATCTGATGCAGATCAAAGGGGCCAGCACAGTTGTTTCAGAACAGGTGCGCGAGGCTGTGCCGATGGAATTTCCAGTCAGTTCTATGCGGTTGGATTTGGCGGCGTTGAAAACCCGTATCGAAGCTGTCGATGCGGTTAAAAACGCGGATGTGTATTTGCGTGACGGCATTTTAGAGGTGCAGATCAACGAACGCGCACCTGCACTGGTTTGGCGGGGGCCAAGCCATTTGGAATTGGTTGATCCCGTTGGCGAACGCGCGGGTATTTTGGTGAGCCGTGAAGGGTATCACGGGTTGCCGCTGATCATTGGGGATGGTGCGCAGGCCAAGGCCGAAGAAGCGCTGGAGATTTTGGCGGCTGCAAAACCGATTGCAGATCGTGTCAGAGGATTGCGTCGCATGGGCGAGCGACGCTGGGATGTCATGTTGGATCGCCAACAAATCATCCAATTGCCCGTTAAGGACCCAGTTCCAGCGCTTGAGCGCGTCATCGCATTACACAGTGCGCGCGATGTGTTGGGACGGGATGTAACAGTAGTAGATATGAGAGATGGGCGCAGACCTGTCCTTAGATTATCCGTGCCAGCAGTCGACGAGCTGTATCGGTTGCGGGCCATAGCTGATGGGGAAGACGAGACATAG
- the lpxC gene encoding UDP-3-O-acyl-N-acetylglucosamine deacetylase — protein MQRTLKQPIEIVGKGLHSGKRAVLRVLPASAEYGIWMRRVDVTDRDNLIPALYDHVNDTQLCTRLANDAGTEVSTVEHLMAALAGTGIHNALIEIDGPEIPIMDGSSAPFVAAILKAGLQEQDAPLRAIRILKDVTIAVDGFTATLSPADSIEIEFEIDFDEAAIGQQSKSLKMSNGAFVRELSNCRTFCRRRDVDMMQSAGLALGGGLENAIVVDGADVLNPEGFRRADECVRHKMLDALGDLALAGSPIIGRYVGEKAGHRATNLLLRELFANPDAWEMIDVTSEQWNDLPGAHIKPSDFVHA, from the coding sequence ATGCAAAGAACCTTAAAACAACCGATCGAAATAGTAGGCAAGGGCCTGCATTCTGGTAAACGAGCCGTTTTGCGCGTTTTGCCTGCTTCGGCTGAATACGGCATTTGGATGCGTCGCGTGGATGTAACAGATCGCGACAACCTGATCCCAGCGTTGTACGATCATGTGAACGACACACAGCTGTGTACCCGTCTTGCAAATGATGCAGGGACCGAAGTGTCCACCGTGGAACACCTGATGGCCGCACTGGCTGGCACAGGCATTCACAACGCACTTATCGAAATTGACGGCCCAGAAATCCCGATCATGGATGGCAGCTCTGCCCCATTCGTTGCGGCAATCCTGAAGGCGGGCTTGCAAGAACAAGACGCGCCGCTGCGGGCGATCCGCATTTTGAAAGATGTGACCATTGCCGTTGACGGGTTCACTGCCACCTTGTCCCCTGCGGATAGCATTGAAATCGAATTTGAAATTGATTTTGACGAAGCGGCCATCGGGCAGCAGTCAAAATCCCTTAAAATGTCCAATGGCGCGTTTGTGCGCGAATTGAGCAATTGCCGTACTTTCTGTCGTCGTCGTGACGTGGATATGATGCAATCTGCTGGCCTTGCGCTTGGTGGTGGGTTGGAAAACGCCATCGTTGTGGATGGTGCAGATGTTTTGAACCCCGAAGGGTTCCGCCGTGCCGACGAATGTGTTCGCCACAAAATGCTCGATGCGTTGGGTGATCTGGCACTGGCTGGCAGCCCGATTATTGGGCGGTATGTTGGCGAAAAAGCGGGCCACCGCGCCACCAATCTGTTGCTGCGTGAATTGTTCGCGAATCCAGATGCGTGGGAAATGATCGACGTCACATCAGAGCAGTGGAATGACCTGCCAGGTGCGCATATCAAACCGTCAGATTTCGTTCACGCGTGA
- the ftsA gene encoding cell division protein FtsA: MTHLYETQRAMRQRRRAALQRGVVAILDVGTAKIACMILQFDPSVQMNAQEGMSAMASHGAFRVIGVATTRSRGVRFGEVSTMEETERAIRTAVQAAQKMANTRVDHVIACMSGAEPRSYGVTGTVQLENGSVMDYDIGRVLAECDVPDYGQGREAVHAMPVNFALDHRSGLSDPRGQIGNRLSVDMHLLTVNTGAVENLLKCIKRCDLELAGFASSAYVSGVSALVEDEQELGGACIDFGGGATTVSIFLKKHMIFADSVRMGGDLVTSDISQGLQVATTTAERIKTFHGGVMATGMDDRDMIEIGGDTGDFDHDRRRISRSELIGVMRPRVEEILEEVRARLDGAGFDHLPGQRIVLTGGGSQIPGLEGLASRILGQQVRLGKPLRIQGLPQAATGPAFASSVGLALHAAHPQDECWDFNLPVAGHGVQPLKRAMRWFKDNW, encoded by the coding sequence ATGACACATTTATACGAAACACAACGCGCCATGAGACAACGCCGCCGCGCGGCCCTGCAACGGGGAGTGGTTGCGATTTTGGACGTGGGCACGGCCAAGATTGCCTGCATGATTTTGCAGTTTGATCCTTCTGTTCAGATGAACGCCCAAGAAGGCATGTCCGCCATGGCGAGCCACGGCGCATTCCGTGTGATTGGCGTGGCCACAACGCGGTCGCGCGGTGTACGGTTTGGCGAAGTCAGCACAATGGAAGAAACCGAACGGGCCATTCGCACCGCAGTGCAAGCGGCACAAAAGATGGCGAATACCCGTGTCGATCACGTGATTGCGTGTATGTCAGGGGCCGAACCGCGCAGCTATGGCGTGACGGGCACTGTGCAGTTGGAAAACGGGTCGGTGATGGATTACGACATTGGGCGTGTTTTGGCCGAATGTGATGTGCCCGATTACGGGCAAGGCCGTGAAGCGGTTCACGCGATGCCAGTGAACTTTGCGCTCGATCATCGGTCTGGCTTGTCTGATCCGCGTGGTCAGATTGGCAATCGTCTGTCTGTGGATATGCACCTGTTGACGGTGAACACAGGCGCGGTTGAAAACCTGCTGAAGTGTATCAAGCGGTGCGATCTGGAATTGGCTGGTTTCGCATCATCCGCCTATGTTTCGGGTGTGTCTGCGCTGGTGGAAGACGAACAAGAGTTGGGCGGAGCCTGCATTGATTTTGGCGGCGGGGCCACAACGGTTTCTATTTTCCTGAAGAAACACATGATTTTTGCCGATAGCGTGCGCATGGGCGGGGATCTTGTGACGTCTGACATCAGTCAGGGTTTGCAGGTGGCCACAACCACGGCAGAGCGGATTAAGACCTTTCATGGTGGTGTGATGGCCACGGGGATGGATGATCGCGATATGATCGAAATTGGTGGGGACACGGGTGATTTCGATCACGACCGTCGCCGCATCAGCCGATCCGAGCTGATTGGCGTTATGCGCCCAAGAGTTGAGGAAATTTTGGAAGAAGTGCGCGCCCGTTTGGACGGTGCTGGGTTTGACCATTTGCCAGGACAACGGATTGTTTTGACAGGGGGTGGCAGCCAAATTCCAGGGTTGGAAGGGCTGGCGAGCCGCATTCTGGGACAGCAAGTGCGGTTGGGAAAACCGCTGCGAATTCAAGGGCTTCCACAGGCAGCAACGGGTCCAGCCTTTGCGTCATCCGTGGGTTTGGCGTTGCATGCTGCGCACCCGCAAGACGAGTGTTGGGATTTCAATCTGCCTGTTGCAGGTCACGGTGTTCAGCCGCTGAAACGCGCCATGCGGTGGTTTAAAGATAACTGGTAA
- the ftsZ gene encoding cell division protein FtsZ, translated as MTLNLRMPEMVDLKPRITVFGIGGAGGNAVNNMIDKALDGVDFVVANTDAQALQSAKATSKIQLGEKITEGLGAGARPAVGAAAAEESIEAIVDHLVGSHMCFITAGMGGGTGTGGAPIVAQAARELGILTVGVVTKPFQFEGSRRMRQATEGVEALQKVVDTLIIIPNQNLFRIANEQTTFTEAFSLADDVLYQGVKGVTDLMVRPGIINLDFADIRSVMDEMGKAMMGTGEASGEDRAIQAAEKAIANPLLDEISLQGARGVLINITGGSDLTLFELDEAANRIREEVDPEANIIVGSTMDPSLEAIMRVSVVATGIDAIEGAADIPVPRRSLKEPLPAGTELTAPVEEAAPAPVAEPVAAATPEAEPVAEVEAVAETVAEPSLFEAMTVETPAEPAPVAAELTTDDGLPAPAYQPQPAAVETVEATESFFDRQTEYAAAPAQAEVGQPSASTLARLDAAVSKAPRVEETRAETPKFFAGSAQAEKPKGFRLNSLISRMTGHGDTQETAHREQPPVSQSADMAEDQVDPEQERIEIPAFLRRQAN; from the coding sequence ATGACATTGAACTTGCGCATGCCAGAAATGGTAGATTTGAAACCACGTATCACAGTGTTTGGTATCGGTGGTGCTGGCGGTAACGCTGTAAACAACATGATCGACAAAGCGCTGGATGGCGTGGATTTCGTGGTTGCGAACACAGATGCGCAGGCATTGCAATCCGCCAAGGCGACGTCGAAAATCCAATTGGGTGAGAAAATCACCGAAGGTTTGGGTGCAGGCGCACGGCCAGCCGTTGGTGCGGCTGCCGCAGAAGAAAGCATCGAAGCGATTGTGGATCACCTTGTCGGATCGCACATGTGTTTCATCACAGCCGGTATGGGTGGCGGCACAGGCACTGGTGGTGCGCCAATCGTTGCACAAGCTGCACGCGAGCTGGGCATTCTGACCGTTGGTGTTGTTACCAAGCCGTTCCAATTTGAAGGCTCCCGTCGTATGCGCCAAGCAACCGAAGGCGTTGAGGCGCTGCAAAAGGTTGTGGATACGCTGATCATCATTCCGAACCAGAACCTGTTCCGCATCGCAAACGAGCAGACAACATTTACAGAGGCCTTCAGCCTTGCAGATGATGTGCTGTATCAAGGTGTTAAAGGTGTGACAGACCTGATGGTGCGCCCTGGTATTATCAACCTCGACTTTGCTGACATTCGCTCCGTTATGGATGAAATGGGCAAGGCGATGATGGGTACAGGCGAAGCATCTGGCGAAGATCGTGCGATCCAAGCGGCAGAAAAAGCCATCGCCAACCCACTGCTCGACGAGATTTCCTTGCAAGGGGCGCGCGGTGTTCTGATCAACATCACAGGCGGCAGCGATCTGACGTTGTTCGAACTGGACGAAGCGGCAAACCGCATTCGCGAAGAAGTGGACCCAGAGGCCAACATCATTGTTGGGTCTACGATGGACCCATCTTTGGAAGCTATTATGCGCGTTTCCGTTGTGGCAACAGGTATCGACGCCATTGAAGGTGCCGCAGATATTCCAGTGCCGCGCCGCAGCTTGAAAGAGCCGCTGCCAGCGGGCACAGAATTGACCGCGCCTGTTGAAGAAGCAGCGCCTGCGCCAGTGGCAGAGCCAGTTGCAGCAGCAACACCAGAAGCAGAGCCAGTGGCCGAAGTTGAGGCCGTTGCTGAAACAGTGGCAGAGCCGAGCCTGTTTGAAGCAATGACAGTGGAAACACCTGCGGAACCAGCACCAGTGGCTGCGGAACTGACAACAGACGATGGATTGCCAGCGCCTGCCTATCAGCCACAACCCGCTGCGGTTGAAACTGTGGAGGCCACTGAAAGCTTCTTTGATCGTCAAACAGAATACGCGGCGGCCCCAGCGCAAGCAGAAGTGGGCCAACCAAGTGCATCAACACTGGCGCGATTGGACGCTGCGGTGTCCAAGGCGCCTCGTGTTGAAGAGACACGCGCGGAAACACCAAAGTTCTTTGCCGGTTCTGCACAGGCAGAAAAGCCAAAAGGCTTCCGCTTGAACAGCCTGATTTCACGCATGACAGGCCACGGCGATACGCAGGAAACCGCGCACCGTGAACAGCCACCTGTTTCACAATCCGCTGACATGGCCGAGGATCAAGTGGATCCAGAGCAGGAGCGCATTGAAATTCCAGCGTTTTTACGGCGTCAGGCGAACTGA